A DNA window from Akkermansiaceae bacterium contains the following coding sequences:
- a CDS encoding Rne/Rng family ribonuclease — protein sequence MIQRIKRLLGIGKPDPSRGNSIIVNVEKLERRVALLEDGVLEEYTVEREGDQNIVGGIFKGKVKNIEPGLKAMFVDIGLDKNAFLHFWDAIPAALDSGLEEIQREGKQKKQQKKVTSKDIPDIYPIGSEIVIQVSKGPIGTKGPRVTTNISLAGRYLVLMPFTEQFGISRKIEDPKERQRLRRIVQKLSVPEGMGIIMRTVASGTRARHFVRDLAMLLEQWDEIEEKRATRPAPACIFQEPGLIERTARDFLTDEIDQVLCDDAETTELIREIAGKISRRAKRRVHHLATGHQPIFEKVSIQKQIDEAFSRQVWLPCGGYIVIDETEALISVDVNTGRNRGSKDVDKMILETNVEAAQEVARQLRLRNIGGLVVVDFIDMRHRKDQQTVYKAMKDRLKKDKAKTQVLQISPIGLMEMTRQRLNESLRDSMYEPCPYCQGRGRVKTPMTMSVEIQRRLNTVIQKHRDHVGDLIVIVNSDVLNRFKSDDAKLLVELERSHSGRLIFRSDPSLHRERFAVIDAATEKTIDQA from the coding sequence ATGATCCAACGTATCAAAAGACTCCTCGGAATCGGCAAACCCGATCCCTCCCGGGGAAACAGCATCATCGTCAACGTCGAAAAACTGGAGCGGCGCGTCGCCCTGCTCGAAGACGGTGTCCTTGAGGAATACACCGTCGAACGCGAGGGCGACCAGAACATCGTCGGCGGCATCTTCAAGGGTAAGGTCAAGAACATCGAACCCGGCCTGAAGGCCATGTTCGTGGACATCGGCCTGGACAAGAATGCCTTCCTCCACTTCTGGGACGCCATCCCCGCCGCGCTCGACTCCGGGCTGGAGGAGATCCAGCGCGAAGGCAAACAAAAGAAGCAGCAGAAGAAGGTCACCTCAAAGGATATCCCGGACATCTATCCGATCGGTTCGGAGATCGTGATCCAGGTTTCCAAAGGCCCGATCGGCACGAAAGGACCACGGGTCACCACCAACATCTCCCTGGCAGGCCGCTACCTGGTGCTGATGCCATTCACGGAACAGTTCGGCATTTCCCGGAAGATCGAGGACCCGAAGGAGCGCCAGCGGCTGCGCCGGATCGTCCAGAAGCTGTCCGTGCCGGAGGGCATGGGCATCATCATGAGGACGGTGGCCAGCGGCACCCGCGCCCGCCACTTTGTCCGCGACCTCGCCATGCTGCTGGAGCAGTGGGATGAGATCGAGGAAAAGCGCGCCACCCGCCCCGCCCCGGCCTGCATCTTTCAGGAACCCGGCCTCATCGAGCGGACCGCCCGCGACTTCCTCACGGACGAGATCGACCAGGTGCTCTGCGACGACGCGGAAACCACCGAGCTCATCCGCGAGATCGCCGGCAAGATCTCCCGCCGTGCGAAGCGCCGGGTCCACCACCTGGCGACCGGCCACCAGCCCATTTTCGAAAAGGTCAGCATCCAGAAACAGATCGACGAGGCGTTTTCCCGCCAGGTCTGGCTGCCATGCGGCGGCTACATCGTGATCGATGAAACCGAGGCGCTCATCTCCGTTGACGTCAACACGGGCCGCAACCGCGGCTCGAAGGATGTGGACAAGATGATCCTCGAAACGAACGTCGAGGCGGCCCAGGAAGTCGCCCGCCAGCTCCGCCTGCGGAACATCGGCGGTCTGGTCGTGGTTGACTTCATCGACATGCGCCACCGCAAGGACCAGCAGACGGTGTACAAGGCGATGAAGGACCGCCTGAAGAAGGACAAGGCGAAGACCCAGGTCCTGCAGATCTCCCCCATCGGCCTGATGGAGATGACGCGCCAGCGGCTGAACGAATCCCTGCGGGACTCGATGTACGAGCCGTGCCCGTATTGCCAGGGCCGTGGCCGGGTGAAGACGCCGATGACCATGTCCGTGGAGATCCAGCGCCGCCTGAACACCGTCATCCAGAAACACCGCGACCACGTCGGAGATCTCATCGTCATCGTGAACAGCGACGTGCTCAACCGCTTCAAGTCGGACGACGCGAAGCTGCTGGTGGAACTGGAACGGTCCCACTCCGGCCGCCTCATCTTCCGCTCGGATCCGTCGCTCCACCGCGAGCGTTTCGCGGTCATCGACGCGGCGACGGAGAAGACCATCGACCAGGCCTGA
- the mrdA gene encoding penicillin-binding protein 2, with translation MEPHYRVRIYLLTALILFGFGSLLTRLHSFQIERKEHFQAQVPGSRIVTVREPGIRGNITDRNGVELARNLRNYEVSFNLDEIYRAYRRQHDDDPKLNRVALVSGMQRKIPERDIVRIVNEWTVARLKELKLDKSYNENALRVHYRTHGGLVPFTYRADLNYEEFAKFAEHNLELPGVTIRTKPQREYPYGALASHVIGFVKQWEKKDITDAEKREFNHYVGDERGEMGIEGTMDQHLRGISAKTQVVMDEKGAVVSSFPESNPRAGANVQLTLDARIQLLAENVMRKVGRGAAIVMDVNTGEVLALASVPDYDLNSFVPSITAKQFAEYNANPFKPFTNRGLSGFAPGSTFKLPTAISGSMKGVANNSFSCSPGYIKFGNHSIGCWLYNKSKGNHGTLGLAKAIQQSCNPYFNKMAGAVTPRGMTEGFTLVGFGQKTGIELPNEEPGIIPGNKEWKARYPSASVTLVENAFLSIGQGNAMATPLQLCAMVSCIANGGKYYSPRIVKKVVGDDGEVIITDTPKLKVDITEAGVKPSDLELIRKGMWMAVNEAGGTAGKLKVPNVEVAAKTGTAQTIDRGKKSHNAWVVSFAPFDKPKYAVCVLVQNGGSGGAVAGPLANVIYQGIFGQENDGIRLGLSPQTEFAGNDKRYEAEDMILPENFLSTIQIIATEDGESGDEADTTAPEAPATSAKPTAPKPTITEEAEAEGLIPRAKPVRGRRR, from the coding sequence ATGGAACCCCATTACCGCGTCAGAATCTATCTGCTCACCGCCCTCATCCTGTTCGGGTTCGGTTCGCTGCTGACCCGCCTGCACAGCTTCCAGATCGAGCGCAAGGAACACTTCCAGGCGCAGGTCCCCGGCAGCCGCATCGTCACGGTGCGGGAACCCGGCATCCGCGGCAACATCACCGACCGCAACGGGGTCGAGCTGGCCCGCAACCTCCGCAACTACGAGGTATCCTTCAACCTGGATGAAATCTACCGCGCCTACCGCCGCCAGCACGACGACGACCCGAAACTGAACCGCGTGGCCTTGGTGAGCGGGATGCAGCGGAAAATCCCCGAGCGGGACATCGTCAGGATCGTCAACGAATGGACGGTCGCCCGCCTGAAGGAACTGAAACTGGACAAAAGCTACAACGAGAACGCGCTGCGGGTGCACTACCGCACCCACGGCGGACTGGTGCCTTTCACCTACCGGGCGGACCTCAACTATGAGGAGTTCGCCAAGTTCGCGGAACATAACCTGGAACTGCCCGGAGTGACCATCCGCACCAAGCCACAGCGGGAATATCCCTACGGCGCGCTCGCGTCCCACGTCATCGGCTTCGTGAAACAGTGGGAGAAAAAGGACATCACGGACGCGGAGAAGAGGGAGTTCAACCACTACGTCGGCGACGAACGCGGGGAAATGGGCATTGAGGGCACCATGGACCAGCACCTGCGCGGCATCAGCGCGAAGACGCAGGTGGTGATGGATGAGAAAGGGGCGGTCGTCAGTTCCTTCCCGGAGAGCAACCCGCGGGCCGGTGCCAACGTGCAGCTCACCCTGGACGCCCGGATCCAGTTGCTGGCGGAAAATGTCATGCGGAAGGTCGGCCGAGGTGCGGCGATCGTGATGGATGTGAACACCGGCGAGGTGCTGGCGCTGGCCTCCGTGCCGGACTATGACCTGAATTCCTTCGTCCCCAGCATCACCGCGAAGCAGTTCGCCGAATACAACGCGAACCCGTTCAAGCCGTTCACCAACCGCGGACTGTCCGGCTTTGCCCCCGGCTCCACATTCAAGCTGCCCACGGCAATCTCCGGTTCGATGAAAGGGGTCGCCAACAATTCCTTCAGTTGCAGCCCCGGTTACATCAAATTCGGCAACCATTCCATCGGCTGCTGGCTCTACAACAAGAGCAAGGGCAACCACGGCACCCTGGGGCTGGCGAAGGCCATCCAGCAATCCTGCAACCCCTACTTCAACAAGATGGCGGGTGCAGTCACCCCCCGGGGCATGACCGAAGGATTCACCCTCGTCGGCTTCGGCCAGAAGACCGGCATCGAACTGCCGAACGAGGAACCCGGCATCATTCCCGGCAACAAGGAATGGAAGGCCCGCTATCCAAGCGCGAGCGTAACGCTGGTGGAGAATGCCTTCCTCTCCATCGGGCAGGGCAACGCGATGGCGACCCCGCTCCAGCTCTGCGCGATGGTTTCCTGCATCGCCAACGGCGGTAAATACTACAGCCCCCGCATCGTGAAGAAAGTGGTGGGGGATGATGGCGAGGTCATCATCACGGACACGCCGAAGCTCAAGGTGGACATCACCGAGGCGGGGGTGAAGCCGTCCGATCTGGAGCTGATCCGGAAGGGCATGTGGATGGCGGTCAACGAAGCGGGAGGCACCGCGGGCAAGCTCAAGGTTCCCAATGTCGAAGTCGCTGCCAAAACCGGAACGGCGCAAACCATCGACCGTGGCAAGAAGTCCCACAATGCCTGGGTCGTCAGCTTCGCTCCGTTCGACAAGCCGAAGTATGCGGTGTGCGTGCTGGTGCAGAACGGCGGGTCCGGTGGCGCCGTGGCAGGCCCCCTCGCCAATGTGATCTACCAGGGCATTTTCGGACAGGAGAACGACGGCATCAGGCTGGGCCTCAGCCCGCAGACGGAATTCGCCGGCAACGACAAGCGCTATGAAGCCGAGGATATGATACTCCCCGAAAATTTCCTCTCCACCATCCAGATCATTGCAACGGAAGATGGCGAAAGCGGCGACGAGGCCGACACCACCGCTCCGGAAGCCCCTGCCACCAGCGCCAAACCCACCGCACCGAAGCCAACCATCACGGAGGAAGCGGAAGCCGAAGGCCTCATCCCCCGCGCGAAGCCGGTCCGGGGACGCCGCAGGTGA
- a CDS encoding rod shape-determining protein MreC, whose translation MKPLNLIALLLFLGGAMWALTRSERAVREIQAVYFSAMSPFLSVGSKTEVNARNFMEEVRHSKALETELEAVNGRLGRLRVIESRFRELENENAQFRHALQFKQATKFDVVAARVIRNQPNTWGQTVEIDAGTERGIGIQLAVLSNEGLVGKIDRADNGRSSVLLLTDEKCQVSAKVEGSPEIGILSGPRGGMSEGEPRLRLRFLSKEALLKPGQLVFTTGRGGIFQANILLGTIEHVEKGALDSEAIVRPSVDFADLSTVFVVLSGDP comes from the coding sequence ATGAAACCACTCAACCTCATCGCACTCCTGCTCTTCCTCGGAGGGGCCATGTGGGCGCTTACCCGCAGCGAGCGGGCAGTACGGGAGATCCAGGCGGTCTATTTCTCCGCCATGTCCCCTTTCCTCAGCGTCGGCTCCAAGACGGAGGTCAACGCCCGGAATTTCATGGAGGAAGTCCGGCACTCAAAGGCGCTCGAAACCGAGCTGGAAGCCGTGAATGGCAGGCTTGGCCGTTTGCGCGTCATCGAGTCCCGTTTCCGCGAACTGGAGAATGAAAACGCCCAGTTCCGCCATGCCCTGCAGTTCAAGCAGGCAACGAAGTTCGACGTGGTGGCCGCACGGGTCATCCGCAACCAGCCGAACACCTGGGGCCAGACCGTGGAGATCGACGCAGGGACCGAACGCGGGATCGGCATCCAGCTCGCGGTGCTTTCCAACGAAGGTCTCGTCGGCAAGATCGACCGTGCGGACAATGGCCGTTCGTCCGTCCTGCTGCTGACGGACGAGAAATGCCAGGTTTCCGCGAAAGTGGAAGGTTCACCGGAGATCGGCATCCTCAGCGGCCCCCGCGGAGGCATGAGCGAAGGCGAGCCGCGCCTGCGCCTGAGATTTTTGTCCAAGGAAGCCCTGCTCAAACCTGGACAACTTGTATTCACCACCGGCCGGGGAGGCATCTTCCAGGCCAACATCCTTTTAGGAACCATTGAGCACGTCGAGAAAGGCGCGCTGGATTCCGAAGCTATCGTCCGTCCCTCGGTTGACTTCGCGGATCTCAGCACGGTTTTCGTCGTGCTATCGGGAGATCCCTGA
- a CDS encoding rod shape-determining protein, with product MFKKLFGNLFSNDIGIDLGTANTLINVKDHGIVLREPSVVAVKSGTNEVLAVGDDAKRMLGRTPGNIVAIRPLKDGVIADFEVTEAMLRHFIRKVNKNKRSTPRVLIAIPSGITEVERRAVRESAEQAGAREVYLIEEPMAAAIGVGLPVQEASGNMIVDIGGGTTEVALISLSGIVYARSVRTAGDELDEAIIQYMKRAYNLMIGERTAEDIKIRLGSAAPLPKELTMEVKGRDLVAGLPKTITITSQEIREAMSDPLNTIVDAVRTTLERCPPELAADLVDRGIVLAGGGALLKGLDRLLREETGLPVHIAEDPLSAVAEGTGKALQELALLKRVTNSDR from the coding sequence ATGTTCAAAAAGCTTTTCGGCAATCTTTTTTCCAATGATATCGGCATCGATCTCGGCACGGCGAACACTCTGATCAACGTCAAGGATCACGGCATCGTGCTCCGCGAACCGTCCGTGGTGGCGGTGAAGTCCGGCACCAATGAGGTGCTGGCGGTCGGAGACGATGCGAAACGCATGCTCGGCCGGACCCCCGGCAACATCGTGGCGATCCGCCCGCTGAAGGACGGCGTCATCGCCGACTTCGAGGTGACGGAGGCCATGCTCCGCCACTTCATCCGAAAGGTGAACAAGAACAAGCGTTCCACCCCGCGGGTCCTGATCGCCATTCCATCCGGCATCACGGAAGTGGAGCGCCGGGCCGTCCGCGAATCCGCCGAGCAGGCGGGTGCGCGCGAGGTGTATCTGATCGAGGAGCCGATGGCCGCCGCGATCGGTGTCGGCCTGCCGGTCCAGGAGGCGTCCGGCAACATGATCGTCGACATCGGCGGCGGCACCACGGAGGTGGCGCTCATTTCCCTCTCCGGCATCGTCTATGCCCGTTCCGTCCGCACAGCGGGCGATGAGCTGGACGAAGCGATCATCCAATACATGAAGCGGGCCTACAACCTGATGATCGGCGAGCGCACCGCGGAGGACATCAAGATCCGCCTTGGCTCCGCAGCCCCGCTGCCGAAAGAACTCACGATGGAGGTGAAAGGCCGCGACCTGGTGGCGGGCCTGCCAAAGACCATCACGATCACTTCCCAGGAGATCCGGGAAGCGATGTCCGACCCTCTCAACACCATCGTGGATGCCGTCCGCACCACGCTGGAGCGCTGCCCGCCGGAACTGGCGGCGGACCTGGTTGACCGGGGCATCGTCCTCGCCGGTGGCGGAGCCCTCCTCAAGGGCCTGGACCGCCTGCTGCGCGAGGAAACCGGCCTGCCTGTCCACATCGCCGAAGATCCGCTCAGCGCGGTGGCGGAGGGCACCGGCAAGGCGCTGCAGGAGCTCGCGCTTCTGAAGCGGGTCACCAACTCGGACCGTTGA
- a CDS encoding ParA family protein produces the protein MKVVAIANQKGGVGKTTTALNLSAALALRGQRVLLIDLDPQANCTSGLGIEPPDGSSMYPVLIGEKTVHDQIMETGRENLWLVPSEMDLAGVEIELARSDDHLTRLRKILQALKPNDLFEYCILDTPPSLGVLMTSALAAADEIVIPLQCEWFGLEGLAKIVHVIDQIRSSDANPDIRLEGIVMTMYDGRTLLSRQVVEEVSKYFPEQMYQAVVPRTIRIGEAPSHGKTIFEHDPTGIGAQAYGAVGDEFLVRRSAVGPLLAKH, from the coding sequence ATGAAAGTTGTCGCCATCGCCAATCAGAAGGGCGGCGTGGGTAAAACCACCACCGCACTCAACCTCTCCGCCGCACTTGCCCTCCGTGGCCAGCGCGTGCTGCTGATCGACCTCGATCCCCAGGCGAACTGCACCAGCGGACTCGGCATCGAGCCTCCGGACGGCAGCAGCATGTATCCGGTGCTGATCGGGGAAAAGACCGTCCATGACCAGATCATGGAAACGGGCCGCGAAAACCTGTGGCTGGTCCCATCCGAAATGGACCTCGCCGGCGTCGAGATCGAGCTGGCCCGCAGCGACGACCACCTCACCCGCCTCCGGAAGATCCTCCAGGCGCTCAAGCCGAATGACCTCTTTGAGTATTGCATCCTCGATACCCCCCCCTCGCTGGGTGTGTTGATGACCTCCGCCCTCGCCGCAGCGGATGAGATCGTGATTCCCCTCCAGTGCGAGTGGTTCGGCCTCGAGGGCTTGGCAAAGATCGTCCACGTCATCGACCAGATCCGCAGTTCCGATGCGAACCCGGACATCCGCCTCGAGGGCATCGTCATGACGATGTACGACGGACGCACCCTGCTCTCCCGCCAAGTCGTGGAGGAAGTATCCAAATATTTCCCGGAACAGATGTATCAAGCGGTTGTTCCGCGCACCATCCGGATCGGCGAGGCACCGAGCCACGGAAAAACGATCTTCGAACACGACCCGACGGGGATCGGGGCGCAGGCTTATGGGGCGGTCGGGGATGAGTTCCTGGTCCGCCGTTCGGCGGTCGGACCGCTGCTTGCGAAGCACTGA
- a CDS encoding DEAD/DEAH box helicase family protein, with amino-acid sequence MKIDGTLQRLEATVGVRYGTSPAVPLGLGEVAALPKLEGDRCQVRDWSSEKLAASQLTAFGFESVDSSAWILKGEDAVIRFLSKSLPDVETGWKITESDRFKVTRKQVAVIEPKIKILGSGDDWLRFDFSFQSNDGRSFTAADIRQLLVSKRGNGAQKVVISDDASSMIEPLFAELDIIRQEANGFTASKRAGEVIRKLCEKLHNSNSSSGFHEINTSKSFPAIKASLREYQTYGASWLIDRVSNYGGALLADDMGLGKTIQAIACIERLIWQSEGPVVIVATASLLGNWQAELRKFAPHLPVRLLHGTGREAEQRAVRSGEVLLTTYGTLPRDLVWYLKQKFAAIVVDEASLMRNPDTDHAKAISRLNADARIALTGTPVENGVRDLWSIFRFIQPDWLGKREDFKQRYELAADDPKVLERLRLKISPFMLRRTKEEVAPELPSKIFIEEYCDLTADQQGVYRELLAEGRRKVEEMEDAKNAGAARMRMLTVLLRLRQASCDLALFENEKFKRLSVTRRSAKLQRLLELVSEAVSGNHKILVFSQFQKQLREIENSLNEAGIGSLRLDGQTRNRQELVDTFQSADGPPVFLISLKAGGYGLNLTAADIVIHFDPWWNPAAEAQATDRAHRIGQTRPVIIYRLIARGTVEEKVVSMQEKKRKVAVAIDDAGGGDAAGWSEAELMGLLEG; translated from the coding sequence ATGAAAATCGACGGCACCCTCCAACGGTTGGAGGCGACGGTCGGTGTCAGGTATGGGACTTCTCCCGCCGTTCCGCTGGGGCTTGGCGAAGTGGCTGCATTGCCAAAGTTGGAAGGGGACCGATGCCAAGTGCGGGACTGGTCGTCCGAAAAGCTGGCCGCCAGCCAGCTCACTGCATTTGGATTTGAATCGGTTGATTCAAGCGCATGGATCCTGAAGGGGGAGGACGCGGTCATCCGCTTCCTGTCGAAGAGTCTTCCGGATGTTGAAACGGGGTGGAAGATCACGGAAAGCGATCGCTTCAAAGTGACAAGAAAGCAAGTGGCCGTCATCGAGCCGAAGATCAAGATCCTCGGCTCAGGAGATGATTGGCTGAGGTTTGATTTTTCGTTTCAATCGAATGATGGTCGTTCTTTCACGGCGGCGGACATCCGCCAACTCCTCGTTTCAAAGCGCGGAAATGGCGCGCAGAAAGTGGTCATTTCAGACGATGCTTCAAGCATGATCGAACCGCTGTTCGCCGAGCTGGATATTATCCGCCAAGAAGCGAATGGATTCACCGCTTCCAAACGGGCCGGGGAGGTGATCCGGAAATTGTGTGAAAAATTACACAATTCGAATTCCTCCAGTGGTTTTCATGAAATAAATACCAGCAAGAGCTTCCCAGCGATCAAAGCTTCGTTGCGGGAGTATCAAACATATGGCGCAAGCTGGTTGATCGACCGTGTTTCAAACTACGGTGGCGCCCTTCTTGCAGATGATATGGGCTTGGGTAAGACTATCCAAGCAATCGCTTGCATCGAACGATTGATCTGGCAATCCGAAGGGCCGGTGGTGATCGTCGCCACCGCCTCCTTGTTGGGTAACTGGCAGGCCGAGCTGCGCAAGTTTGCACCTCATCTTCCGGTCAGGCTACTCCATGGAACTGGCAGGGAAGCCGAGCAACGCGCCGTCAGATCCGGAGAGGTTTTGCTCACCACCTACGGAACATTGCCGAGGGATCTCGTCTGGTATTTGAAACAGAAATTCGCTGCCATCGTGGTCGATGAGGCGAGCTTGATGAGGAATCCGGACACGGATCACGCGAAGGCGATCAGCCGGTTGAATGCGGATGCCCGGATCGCCCTGACGGGAACTCCTGTGGAGAACGGAGTGAGGGATCTTTGGTCCATCTTCCGTTTCATCCAGCCCGACTGGTTGGGCAAACGGGAGGATTTCAAACAGCGGTATGAGCTCGCTGCGGACGATCCCAAGGTCCTTGAGCGCCTCCGTCTGAAGATCTCTCCGTTCATGCTTCGCCGGACCAAGGAAGAGGTCGCACCCGAGCTGCCATCCAAGATCTTCATCGAGGAATACTGTGACCTCACCGCCGACCAGCAAGGCGTCTATCGGGAGTTGCTCGCCGAAGGCCGGAGGAAGGTGGAAGAGATGGAGGATGCCAAGAACGCCGGTGCAGCCAGGATGCGGATGCTGACGGTGCTGCTGCGTCTCAGGCAGGCCAGTTGTGACCTGGCTCTGTTTGAAAATGAGAAATTCAAACGCCTGTCTGTCACCCGCCGCTCGGCAAAATTGCAACGCCTGTTGGAACTGGTTTCAGAAGCGGTTTCGGGGAATCACAAAATACTAGTGTTCAGCCAATTTCAGAAGCAATTACGGGAAATTGAGAACAGCCTGAATGAGGCCGGAATCGGCTCCCTGCGGCTCGATGGCCAGACCAGAAACCGTCAGGAACTGGTTGATACGTTCCAGTCTGCGGATGGCCCGCCGGTGTTTCTGATCAGCCTCAAGGCGGGCGGCTACGGACTCAATCTCACCGCCGCGGACATCGTCATCCACTTCGATCCATGGTGGAATCCGGCGGCGGAAGCCCAGGCCACGGACCGGGCGCACCGGATCGGCCAGACCCGGCCAGTGATCATCTACCGCCTCATTGCCCGTGGGACGGTGGAGGAGAAGGTGGTGAGCATGCAGGAAAAGAAACGGAAAGTTGCCGTCGCCATCGACGACGCGGGTGGCGGGGATGCCGCCGGCTGGAGCGAAGCGGAACTGATGGGGCTGCTGGAGGGATGA
- a CDS encoding phosphoribosylaminoimidazolesuccinocarboxamide synthase: MTPLYEGKAKRLWATENPHTLRMEFKNDATAFNGEKKAQFENKGRLNNAISTLIYGFLEKEGVPTHFVRQIDETNVEVKKVEILMVEVIVRNLAAGSFCKRTGIAEGKVFSQPIIEFSYKSDELGDPLINDDYIREMGLASPEDLAFLRTAALKVNGILIDFFAKAGLKLVDFKLEFGRLQEDPSVIVLADEISPDGCRLWDLKTGEKMDKDRFRRDLGGVMEAYEEVLGRLQKQA, from the coding sequence ATGACACCGCTTTACGAGGGGAAGGCCAAGCGCCTCTGGGCCACGGAGAATCCGCACACGCTGCGGATGGAGTTCAAGAACGACGCCACCGCCTTCAACGGCGAGAAGAAGGCGCAGTTCGAAAACAAGGGCCGCCTCAACAACGCCATCAGCACCCTGATCTACGGATTTCTCGAAAAGGAAGGCGTGCCGACGCACTTCGTCCGCCAGATCGACGAAACGAACGTCGAGGTGAAAAAGGTCGAGATCCTGATGGTGGAGGTCATCGTCCGGAATCTGGCCGCGGGCAGTTTCTGCAAGCGCACGGGCATCGCCGAAGGAAAGGTTTTCTCACAACCGATCATCGAGTTCTCCTACAAGAGCGATGAGCTGGGTGACCCGCTCATCAATGACGATTACATCCGCGAAATGGGTCTCGCCTCCCCGGAAGATCTGGCGTTCCTGCGGACCGCCGCCCTGAAGGTGAACGGCATCCTCATCGACTTCTTCGCCAAGGCGGGCCTGAAGCTGGTGGATTTCAAACTCGAGTTCGGACGCCTGCAGGAAGATCCATCCGTGATCGTGCTGGCGGACGAGATCAGCCCCGACGGCTGCCGTCTGTGGGACCTGAAGACCGGTGAGAAGATGGACAAGGACCGCTTCCGCCGCGACCTCGGCGGAGTGATGGAAGCCTATGAGGAAGTCCTCGGCCGTCTGCAGAAGCAGGCCTGA
- a CDS encoding patatin-like phospholipase family protein: MFGAIVRFFKGDPNPERQDRPLHDGSRLKLGLALSSGGARGLAHVGVLQVLEENGIEVHAIAGSSMGAYVGSLWAAGFSGEKLGELAAEMQDRRTLWRLADPIVPPVKGLFRGLKAKAHLERSLEDLKFENLERELFVVTLDINTKERVVISKGRISDAVHASCAMPGIIAPVLLDGRLCVDGGVVDPVPVGVLKKYAHVDRILAVSVIPTFQDVEEGACKSEHEEPRSIFRRMMRGMNQHMNLMAPGNAIDTFRQSIRAAQIRIAHDSVKGADLCLRPQHFYAPWHDYSNFTRFIEAGRKVATDNLDAIRALLKEDPQTHEDENHNMVGERVA, encoded by the coding sequence ATGTTTGGAGCCATTGTCAGATTCTTCAAAGGGGATCCGAACCCCGAGCGCCAGGACCGGCCGTTGCATGACGGTTCCCGCCTGAAGCTGGGCCTTGCGCTTTCATCAGGTGGCGCACGTGGATTGGCACATGTGGGTGTGCTGCAGGTTCTGGAGGAAAACGGCATCGAGGTTCATGCCATCGCCGGTTCCTCGATGGGGGCCTATGTGGGGTCCCTGTGGGCGGCCGGATTTTCCGGTGAGAAGCTGGGTGAGCTGGCCGCTGAAATGCAGGACCGCCGGACGTTGTGGCGGCTCGCGGATCCCATCGTGCCGCCCGTCAAAGGTCTGTTCCGCGGGCTGAAGGCAAAGGCCCATCTGGAGCGGTCGCTCGAAGACTTGAAGTTCGAGAATCTCGAACGCGAGCTGTTCGTGGTCACCCTGGACATCAATACCAAGGAGCGCGTGGTGATCAGCAAGGGCAGGATCAGCGATGCCGTCCATGCGTCCTGTGCCATGCCCGGCATCATCGCGCCGGTGCTGCTGGATGGCAGGCTCTGTGTCGATGGTGGAGTGGTGGACCCGGTGCCGGTGGGGGTTCTGAAGAAATACGCCCACGTGGACCGGATTCTGGCCGTCTCCGTCATCCCGACGTTCCAGGATGTGGAGGAGGGGGCCTGCAAGAGCGAACATGAGGAACCACGCTCCATCTTCCGCAGGATGATGAGGGGGATGAACCAGCACATGAACCTCATGGCTCCGGGGAATGCCATCGACACCTTCCGCCAGAGCATCCGTGCCGCGCAGATCCGCATCGCGCATGACTCGGTGAAGGGAGCCGACCTCTGCCTGCGGCCGCAGCATTTCTATGCCCCATGGCATGACTATTCGAATTTCACCCGCTTCATCGAAGCCGGGCGCAAGGTGGCGACGGACAACCTGGACGCCATCCGTGCCTTGCTGAAGGAAGACCCTCAAACCCATGAAGACGAAAACCACAACATGGTGGGAGAACGCGTCGCATGA